In Bacteriovorax stolpii, a single genomic region encodes these proteins:
- a CDS encoding transglycosylase domain-containing protein, which yields MKQWAIRIFIFLLALLVLVTIGVYIFVKTTLNETSIALLEDKILKSYDPYITSYPLVTLEEGSLVKRDELQRFYLFTAEKNSFDDFMARSRESGAITDLKAIPGLLQINHDVSFKNLMSNDCVEIYCYQHYLPFEYIPSIFWKGLIGVEDQRYLDHFGVDLKSLFRAFVTNLKTMRYTQGGSTISQQLVKNLFFTNEKTFTRKLKEMVVSIYIETKFPKEKILEAYLNEVHWGALQGIKMKGVLSASLFYFGKKPADITPFEGAILIGLLKGPGYFHPLKKLERLQERADVVYKKLVQENFVPNDPSLIWKQADWDNWTARLKKLETARYHQSIWRTLNDQEPTLSEYEKFVLIQKVADVKSKINERFNDKFNTVDISVKVMLGPLSSDSWYSYYNRVERNKEKALSKERHQVGSTIKPIIYSVFEDLGRRMDEWVVTDPITLQLKSGPWTPREAHRNLPAQVTYTDALLKSLNRPVIRIASELGFPQVEEKLKPYFPELKTPLDQYPSELLGSMELSMSELRDVYANFIKTECGKIKNSERFMDQSVLQLLSDPNQTTVERAVDVVMQKLRFFGKTGTTNNGYDNWYVAFDGKNITLIWVGYEGERKTKSLGLYGATTAFDVFQNYYRDRGKRFQQFGCELVPN from the coding sequence ATGAAGCAATGGGCAATTCGCATATTTATCTTCCTGCTGGCACTCCTGGTTCTAGTAACTATTGGCGTGTACATTTTTGTTAAGACAACGCTTAACGAGACATCAATCGCTCTTTTGGAAGATAAAATTTTAAAAAGCTACGATCCTTACATCACTTCCTATCCGCTAGTGACTCTTGAAGAAGGCTCTCTGGTTAAAAGAGACGAACTTCAACGCTTTTATCTTTTTACCGCAGAAAAAAATAGTTTTGATGATTTTATGGCCCGCTCGCGCGAAAGTGGTGCGATCACCGATCTAAAGGCCATCCCAGGCCTGCTACAAATCAATCATGATGTCTCTTTTAAAAACCTGATGAGCAACGATTGTGTTGAAATCTATTGTTACCAACATTACCTGCCATTTGAATACATACCTTCAATCTTCTGGAAAGGTCTCATCGGTGTAGAAGATCAACGCTACCTTGATCACTTTGGTGTTGATCTAAAATCTTTATTCCGTGCTTTCGTGACCAACTTAAAAACTATGCGCTATACGCAGGGTGGATCGACTATCTCTCAACAGTTGGTAAAAAACTTATTTTTTACCAATGAAAAAACGTTTACTAGAAAATTAAAAGAAATGGTTGTTTCAATTTATATCGAAACAAAATTTCCTAAAGAAAAAATCCTGGAAGCTTACTTGAACGAAGTTCATTGGGGTGCTCTTCAGGGAATCAAAATGAAAGGGGTTCTTTCCGCTTCACTTTTTTACTTCGGTAAAAAACCTGCCGACATCACTCCATTTGAAGGTGCAATCCTGATCGGCCTTTTAAAAGGCCCGGGTTATTTTCACCCTCTTAAAAAGCTAGAAAGACTTCAAGAGAGAGCTGACGTCGTTTATAAAAAACTCGTTCAGGAAAACTTTGTTCCCAATGATCCAAGTTTAATCTGGAAACAAGCGGACTGGGATAATTGGACCGCTCGTCTGAAAAAACTGGAGACTGCTCGTTATCACCAGTCGATCTGGAGAACATTAAACGACCAGGAGCCAACGCTTTCGGAGTATGAAAAATTTGTACTCATCCAGAAAGTGGCCGATGTAAAAAGTAAAATCAATGAACGTTTTAACGACAAATTCAACACTGTTGATATCTCGGTAAAAGTTATGCTTGGACCACTGAGTTCTGATTCTTGGTACAGCTATTACAACCGTGTAGAAAGAAATAAAGAGAAGGCACTTTCAAAAGAAAGACACCAGGTCGGAAGTACGATTAAACCTATCATCTACAGTGTTTTTGAAGATCTTGGACGCAGAATGGATGAATGGGTTGTGACAGATCCAATCACTCTTCAGTTAAAATCCGGCCCGTGGACTCCAAGAGAGGCCCATCGGAATCTTCCAGCGCAGGTGACTTATACTGATGCGCTTTTAAAGTCGCTTAACCGTCCTGTGATTAGAATTGCCAGCGAACTAGGATTTCCTCAGGTAGAAGAAAAGCTAAAACCGTACTTCCCTGAGCTGAAGACCCCACTTGATCAGTACCCATCAGAGCTTCTAGGAAGTATGGAGCTGAGCATGAGTGAGCTTAGAGATGTCTATGCGAACTTTATTAAAACAGAATGCGGCAAAATAAAAAACAGTGAGCGTTTCATGGATCAATCGGTGCTTCAGCTTCTGTCTGACCCGAACCAGACGACAGTTGAGCGCGCGGTAGATGTTGTTATGCAAAAGCTTAGGTTTTTCGGTAAAACCGGGACCACAAACAATGGTTATGACAACTGGTACGTGGCCTTCGATGGTAAGAATATCACCCTCATCTGGGTTGGATATGAAGGCGAGCGCAAAACAAAATCACTGGGATTATACGGCGCAACTACCGCCTTTGATGTCTTCCAGAATTACTACCGCGATAGAGGCAAGCGCTTCCAGCAATTTGGTTGTGAGCTGGTTCCAAACTAG
- the priA gene encoding replication restart helicase PriA has product MEKTLFLVAVNTPFNGSMLTYSAGGELAQKITKGTLVKVPLGKGKRSVDGCVWQQVSEQNIDLEKIKDITEASDELTLSKEECDLFQWMASYYHYPLGQLIFDVLPPFLKRPRKLNYDQGKGEESPFVLSPDQQNVVAKIAEAGFDKFTKSLVHGVTGAGKTLIYLELIQKIIKEKKSVLFLLPEINLTPQFLKTFETYLNVPIYSYNSAISNSDKFGLWKLLQEDSSPKLILGVRSSVFLPIKNLGLIIVDEEHDQSFKQDDRCTYNARDIAIKRASLLKIPVILGSATPMVETYKAFVGTTHYFPLTKRAQEAKLPEVELVDMRGRARVEAEKMLWPYSSESVFKIRKALEKGEQVLVFINRLGYASYLQCNSCGHQFACPNCSTNLKYFKKRSELVCQTCEYKSPAPEMCPECMNIQLTPKGFGTEKAHDTLQELFPDRVVERFDRDEIKTFGKLEETLDLFHQKKIDILVGTQMLSKGHNFENVNLVIILGIDSQLNFPDFRSNERVYQTLTQVSGRAGRFGKKAEVLVHTLAPENKIFSYLKNHSFDDFYKDEIPLREMCSSPPVKKIILLYINGKHQAEVIKESSTQAERLSELAHTHFNKVDVLGPRPSMIEKKVNKFTWSLLLRSDDINQLHNLLNTFLKNYRPPHTISLKIDVDPYYFD; this is encoded by the coding sequence ATGGAAAAAACTCTCTTTCTTGTTGCGGTTAATACGCCTTTTAATGGCTCTATGCTGACGTATAGTGCGGGGGGAGAACTCGCTCAAAAAATCACTAAAGGAACCTTAGTTAAAGTTCCCTTGGGAAAAGGCAAGAGATCAGTTGATGGCTGCGTCTGGCAGCAAGTCTCAGAACAAAACATCGACCTGGAAAAAATTAAAGACATTACTGAAGCAAGCGATGAGCTAACTCTTTCTAAAGAAGAGTGTGACCTCTTTCAATGGATGGCCAGTTATTATCATTATCCATTAGGGCAGCTGATTTTTGATGTTTTACCACCTTTTTTAAAGCGACCACGCAAGCTCAACTATGATCAAGGAAAGGGAGAAGAGTCTCCATTTGTTTTAAGTCCAGATCAACAAAATGTTGTCGCAAAAATCGCAGAAGCAGGCTTTGATAAATTCACAAAGTCATTAGTTCATGGGGTGACTGGCGCCGGAAAGACCTTGATCTATCTGGAGCTGATTCAAAAGATCATCAAAGAAAAAAAGTCAGTTCTTTTTCTTCTTCCAGAAATTAACCTTACACCGCAGTTTTTAAAAACATTTGAAACCTATTTAAATGTACCGATCTATTCGTACAACAGTGCCATCAGCAATTCAGATAAATTTGGATTGTGGAAACTTCTTCAGGAAGACTCTTCACCTAAATTAATTCTCGGCGTGCGCAGCAGTGTCTTTTTGCCGATTAAAAACCTGGGTCTGATCATTGTCGATGAAGAGCACGATCAATCTTTTAAACAAGATGACCGCTGTACATATAACGCCCGAGATATTGCGATTAAAAGAGCTTCGCTCTTAAAAATTCCGGTTATTCTTGGTTCCGCAACACCAATGGTGGAAACCTATAAGGCCTTTGTCGGAACAACTCACTACTTCCCACTGACTAAAAGAGCACAGGAAGCAAAACTTCCTGAGGTAGAGTTGGTTGATATGCGCGGAAGAGCGCGAGTTGAAGCTGAAAAGATGCTTTGGCCTTATAGCAGCGAAAGTGTATTTAAGATAAGAAAGGCACTTGAAAAAGGTGAGCAGGTTCTTGTCTTCATCAACCGCCTGGGGTACGCCAGTTATTTGCAATGCAATTCTTGCGGCCATCAATTTGCCTGCCCTAATTGCAGTACCAATTTAAAATATTTCAAAAAACGCAGCGAGCTTGTTTGCCAGACCTGCGAGTATAAGTCACCTGCCCCAGAAATGTGTCCAGAGTGCATGAACATTCAACTAACACCTAAAGGGTTTGGAACAGAAAAGGCCCACGACACTTTACAGGAACTTTTTCCAGATAGAGTCGTTGAGCGTTTTGACCGTGATGAAATTAAAACATTTGGAAAATTAGAAGAGACGTTGGATCTATTTCACCAAAAGAAAATTGATATCCTGGTCGGAACCCAGATGCTTTCAAAGGGACATAACTTTGAAAACGTAAACCTGGTTATTATCTTGGGAATTGACTCTCAATTAAATTTTCCAGATTTCAGAAGTAATGAAAGAGTTTATCAAACGCTTACTCAGGTAAGTGGTAGAGCTGGACGCTTTGGAAAAAAGGCCGAAGTTCTTGTTCATACCCTGGCCCCGGAAAATAAAATCTTTTCTTATTTAAAGAACCATTCATTTGATGACTTCTATAAGGATGAGATTCCGTTAAGGGAAATGTGTTCATCACCTCCGGTGAAGAAAATCATCCTCCTTTATATCAACGGAAAACATCAGGCCGAAGTTATAAAGGAAAGCAGCACCCAGGCAGAGAGATTGTCTGAGCTTGCGCACACTCACTTTAATAAGGTAGACGTTTTGGGGCCGAGACCTTCAATGATAGAGAAAAAGGTGAACAAGTTTACTTGGTCTTTACTCCTTAGAAGTGATGATATCAATCAACTCCATAACTTATTGAATACTTTCCTTAAAAACTACCGCCCCCCTCATACTATCTCGTTGAAAATAGACGTAGATCCTTATTATTTTGATTAA
- the galU gene encoding UTP--glucose-1-phosphate uridylyltransferase GalU: MKIRRAVIPVAGKGTRFLPATKEVPKEMIPIINLPMIHYVVEEAILSGIEQVVFITSSGKNAIEDYFDRKFELEDFLIKNGKLKELELVQQIGKMVEVTSIRQKEQLGLGHAVLCAKDIVGNEPFAVILGDEIVRGPNPVTKQLIDVSTKNNNANVIGVMEIDPQETYKYGIVKGNFTDAQKKTMRMTTMVEKPKPADAPSNLATPGRYVFRPEIFDALKVIPKGVGGEYQLTDAINLLAKEGEVYAHIFEGARFDTGNIEGYLNATIEFALMNKDSEEMMRRLIKEKVQKYNIR, translated from the coding sequence ATGAAGATTAGACGTGCCGTCATCCCTGTTGCCGGAAAAGGGACAAGATTTTTACCAGCCACTAAAGAAGTTCCAAAGGAAATGATTCCCATTATCAACCTTCCAATGATTCACTACGTAGTAGAAGAAGCAATTTTGTCAGGTATTGAGCAGGTTGTTTTCATTACTTCATCAGGTAAAAATGCGATTGAGGATTATTTCGACCGCAAATTTGAATTGGAAGATTTTCTCATCAAAAATGGAAAACTAAAAGAGCTCGAGCTCGTTCAACAAATTGGAAAAATGGTTGAAGTGACTTCAATCCGTCAGAAAGAACAATTGGGACTAGGTCACGCTGTTCTTTGTGCAAAAGATATCGTTGGAAATGAGCCATTCGCAGTTATCCTTGGAGATGAGATTGTTCGCGGGCCAAACCCGGTTACAAAACAATTGATCGATGTTTCGACAAAAAACAATAATGCCAATGTGATTGGAGTTATGGAAATCGATCCTCAGGAAACTTATAAATACGGTATCGTTAAAGGGAATTTTACTGACGCTCAGAAAAAAACAATGCGCATGACGACGATGGTGGAAAAACCAAAGCCGGCCGATGCACCCTCAAACCTGGCAACACCAGGGCGATATGTTTTTAGACCGGAAATTTTCGACGCACTAAAAGTGATCCCAAAAGGAGTTGGTGGAGAATACCAATTAACAGATGCGATCAACTTGTTGGCAAAAGAAGGTGAAGTTTACGCTCACATTTTTGAGGGCGCGAGATTTGATACAGGAAATATCGAAGGGTACTTAAACGCAACGATTGAATTCGCTCTAATGAATAAAGATTCAGAAGAGATGATGAGACGTCTTATTAAAGAAAAAGTACAAAAATACAACATCAGATAG
- a CDS encoding CFI-box-CTERM domain-containing protein, protein MAKKKADAKDLKDEKKREQVVELYRTRLTHLKRAQVFVKEDRMAQAVDSYNKYLGILALYFDTTEDRLTPSLFDAEKDMTELLLISHAYWDLAKAYDRSPNLQRDCLRCLEQFMKFSIGFKYQHVNAQIIRKFNNKKQAHNPKAFEAAYHKIQISAKRCYVATMCFGFEHEKTEVLRHFKLKIAKHELGLDFIDFYYTHSPRLVDFLSQKPVLKFAFNTFIARPLLSTFVFLIRPHVYNQKTHS, encoded by the coding sequence TTGGCAAAGAAAAAAGCTGACGCAAAAGACCTCAAGGACGAGAAAAAGCGCGAGCAGGTTGTGGAGCTTTATCGCACCCGACTGACTCACCTCAAGCGCGCTCAAGTTTTTGTCAAAGAAGACCGCATGGCCCAGGCCGTGGATTCTTATAACAAATACCTCGGTATTCTCGCTCTCTATTTCGATACAACCGAAGACCGTTTAACTCCTTCGCTCTTTGATGCTGAAAAAGACATGACGGAGCTGCTGTTAATCAGTCACGCCTATTGGGATTTGGCCAAGGCCTACGACCGCAGCCCCAACCTGCAAAGAGATTGTCTGCGCTGTTTAGAACAGTTTATGAAGTTCTCAATTGGTTTTAAATACCAACACGTAAACGCTCAAATCATCCGCAAGTTTAACAATAAAAAGCAGGCCCACAACCCTAAGGCCTTTGAGGCCGCTTACCACAAGATTCAAATCAGTGCGAAGAGATGTTATGTGGCCACGATGTGTTTTGGATTTGAGCACGAAAAAACTGAAGTCTTAAGGCACTTCAAGTTGAAGATCGCTAAGCATGAACTGGGATTGGATTTTATCGACTTTTATTATACACACTCACCTCGCCTGGTAGATTTTTTAAGTCAGAAACCAGTCCTAAAGTTTGCTTTTAATACTTTTATCGCGCGTCCCTTATTATCAACTTTTGTGTTTTTAATCAGACCCCATGTTTACAATCAGAAAACTCATTCTTAA
- a CDS encoding LptF/LptG family permease yields the protein MFTIRKLILKEWLTFFLGAVFILAMVLSLGHILTGLLKATNELRSILLDLALEMPSFLIKIFPVSCLVASLFSINKLKSRNELTAIFASGFSRRQFVLCVGIIGAMIGLILFLINGYLVPYTKHQQSLLSDSHPRIANKAKTSTVSINALKSGKIWFKGQDYFFSYSSFDGVTNTIYDLNLYFYDRNFKLAEQVSAGTAKFVEGKTWQLEKGVHVTNLENKTFPAPSFFHDKKFDLNETVSDFKKINADISTLNIWRLYDYILVLRTNGINDSEYYVTFLDKFSSGFTCLVLAILASVALFNPNRRNSSFGMNIAFVLTFTFLYWFIYSYFMTLGQTSKIPAIAATFGVPSVFVLYLAGYFIYHRKLR from the coding sequence ATGTTTACAATCAGAAAACTCATTCTTAAAGAATGGCTGACATTTTTTTTAGGCGCTGTTTTTATCCTGGCCATGGTCTTGTCTCTTGGACATATCCTGACGGGTCTTTTAAAGGCAACAAACGAACTGCGCTCAATTCTGCTAGATTTAGCTCTGGAGATGCCATCGTTTCTTATTAAAATTTTTCCAGTCTCTTGCCTGGTTGCCTCCCTGTTTTCTATCAATAAGCTTAAAAGCCGCAACGAATTGACGGCCATTTTTGCCAGTGGTTTTTCTCGCAGACAATTTGTTCTTTGTGTAGGAATTATCGGTGCAATGATTGGTCTTATTCTTTTTCTTATCAACGGCTACCTAGTCCCCTATACAAAACATCAGCAGTCACTTTTAAGTGACTCACATCCACGCATTGCCAATAAAGCAAAGACAAGTACCGTTTCAATTAATGCTCTTAAGTCTGGTAAAATTTGGTTTAAAGGACAGGACTATTTCTTTTCATATAGTTCTTTTGATGGCGTCACAAATACAATTTATGATTTAAATTTATACTTCTACGACAGAAACTTCAAACTGGCCGAACAAGTAAGTGCCGGCACGGCGAAATTTGTTGAAGGAAAAACATGGCAGCTGGAAAAAGGCGTTCATGTAACCAATCTGGAAAACAAAACGTTTCCAGCTCCAAGCTTTTTTCACGATAAAAAATTTGACTTAAATGAGACGGTGTCTGATTTTAAAAAGATTAACGCTGACATTTCTACCCTCAATATTTGGCGTCTGTATGATTACATCCTTGTTCTAAGAACGAATGGAATCAACGACAGTGAATATTATGTAACGTTCCTCGATAAATTTTCCTCAGGCTTTACCTGTCTGGTTTTGGCGATTTTAGCCTCTGTTGCGCTCTTTAATCCCAACCGACGAAACAGCTCTTTTGGGATGAATATCGCCTTCGTTCTCACCTTCACCTTCCTGTATTGGTTTATTTACTCGTACTTTATGACTCTTGGACAAACCAGTAAAATCCCAGCGATAGCCGCTACTTTTGGGGTTCCATCGGTCTTTGTTCTCTACTTAGCAGGCTATTTTATTTACCATCGCAAATTGCGCTAG
- the def gene encoding peptide deformylase, with translation MKDNFLENYKLEGTKLPIFTYPAPVLKKVAAPVTEFNDELRALVKDMLFTMYHAPGIGLAAPQVGVSLRFFVLDIWFERDKVTMADGTEEWRLSDFKPMVFINPVFKNKTGEIIHEEGCLSVPGVYEDVKRAEFVTVEYQDMYGNHLSLDADELLSVCLQHENDHLDGIVFIDRLSFLKKQLIEKKFLKKQKKK, from the coding sequence ATGAAAGATAACTTTTTAGAGAACTACAAATTAGAGGGAACCAAGCTTCCTATCTTCACATATCCTGCACCTGTTTTAAAAAAGGTCGCTGCTCCTGTCACTGAATTTAATGATGAGTTAAGAGCACTGGTTAAAGACATGCTTTTCACCATGTACCACGCACCAGGTATTGGTTTAGCAGCACCACAAGTCGGTGTGAGCCTGCGTTTTTTTGTTTTAGACATCTGGTTTGAAAGAGATAAAGTGACAATGGCCGATGGCACTGAAGAATGGCGTCTTTCGGATTTTAAACCAATGGTTTTCATCAATCCTGTTTTTAAAAACAAAACCGGCGAAATCATCCACGAAGAAGGATGCTTAAGTGTTCCCGGTGTATACGAAGACGTTAAACGTGCTGAGTTTGTAACGGTTGAGTACCAAGATATGTACGGCAATCACTTATCGCTTGATGCTGATGAATTGCTTTCAGTTTGTCTTCAACACGAAAACGACCACCTCGATGGAATTGTTTTCATCGATCGCCTAAGTTTTTTAAAGAAGCAATTAATTGAAAAAAAGTTCCTAAAGAAACAAAAGAAAAAATAA
- the fmt gene encoding methionyl-tRNA formyltransferase: MTRKLNVVYCGTPDFSVPTLEELYNNPSINLVGVITMPDRPAGRGQELKAPPVAEFAKTHNIPLYQVENINREPEVLEALEKLNLDFILVLAFAQFLGSRILNMPRLGCFNIHTSILPKYRGAAPIQYALLNGDTSTGVSIQKMVKEMDAGDLVHFDEVAITDDETGESLYNKLKLKAAVSTKALIEKVLEDKLVYTPQDPAGVSFAPTIKKEDGFLNFKESDYKKIKNQIKAFDPWPGTYCFLNNLRLKVFEIEKLPRSLKPGETSIDHGLLSIGLNDGSAIRLSRVQLEGKKVCSDTELLNGLKNKGGEIILNP, translated from the coding sequence ATGACTAGAAAATTAAATGTCGTTTACTGTGGGACTCCTGATTTTTCAGTGCCTACACTCGAAGAGCTGTACAATAATCCGTCTATCAATCTTGTCGGCGTTATCACTATGCCTGATCGTCCGGCCGGAAGAGGACAAGAATTAAAAGCTCCTCCTGTTGCTGAGTTTGCTAAAACTCACAACATTCCTCTTTATCAGGTTGAAAATATCAACCGCGAACCAGAAGTTCTTGAAGCATTGGAAAAACTAAACCTGGATTTTATCCTGGTTCTAGCTTTCGCTCAGTTCTTAGGATCACGCATTCTCAACATGCCAAGACTAGGGTGTTTTAACATTCACACGTCTATTCTTCCAAAATACCGTGGAGCTGCACCTATTCAGTACGCTCTTTTAAACGGCGACACTTCAACAGGTGTTTCAATTCAAAAGATGGTTAAAGAAATGGATGCAGGCGATCTCGTTCATTTTGATGAAGTGGCAATCACAGACGATGAAACCGGAGAAAGCCTTTACAACAAACTTAAACTTAAAGCTGCTGTCAGTACCAAAGCATTAATCGAAAAAGTTTTAGAGGATAAACTGGTTTACACACCTCAAGATCCTGCAGGAGTGAGTTTTGCTCCAACAATAAAAAAAGAAGATGGATTCTTAAACTTTAAAGAATCAGATTATAAAAAAATCAAAAACCAAATTAAGGCCTTTGACCCATGGCCTGGGACCTATTGCTTTTTAAACAACCTAAGACTTAAGGTTTTTGAAATCGAAAAACTTCCTCGCTCTCTAAAGCCGGGTGAAACATCAATTGATCACGGACTTCTGTCTATTGGTCTAAATGATGGATCTGCTATCAGGTTAAGCAGAGTGCAGCTTGAAGGTAAAAAAGTTTGCAGTGACACTGAATTATTAAACGGACTTAAAAATAAGGGCGGAGAGATCATCCTCAATCCGTAA
- the rpe gene encoding ribulose-phosphate 3-epimerase, which translates to MTIISPSLLACDFLNIEPELMAFSGVKDMWFHLDIMDGHFVPNLTFGHPIIELIAKKSPHKCDAHFMVTNPEFHGETLKNAGLHNFTFHLEAVMDSLSLIKELKKNYPSVGISIKPNTPTHKLSDEILKAVDLVLVMSVEPGFGGQSFMPSAFDKIKELKKRRESLKAHFQIQVDGGVTDKNAKELIEAGADNLVAGSYVFKTTKDNYKNKIESLRSF; encoded by the coding sequence ATGACTATCATTTCACCAAGTCTTCTTGCCTGCGATTTCCTCAACATTGAGCCGGAGCTTATGGCGTTTTCTGGTGTAAAAGACATGTGGTTTCACCTCGATATCATGGACGGACATTTTGTTCCGAACCTGACTTTCGGGCACCCAATCATTGAACTTATTGCAAAAAAATCTCCTCATAAATGTGATGCTCACTTCATGGTGACCAATCCTGAGTTTCACGGCGAAACTTTAAAAAATGCCGGTCTCCACAACTTCACGTTTCACCTTGAAGCAGTGATGGATTCACTTTCACTTATTAAAGAATTAAAAAAAAATTACCCAAGTGTGGGAATTTCAATCAAGCCAAATACTCCAACTCATAAACTGAGTGATGAAATCCTAAAGGCAGTTGATCTGGTTTTAGTCATGTCAGTTGAACCTGGCTTTGGTGGACAGTCTTTTATGCCAAGTGCATTTGATAAAATCAAAGAGCTTAAAAAGAGACGCGAATCCCTTAAAGCACATTTCCAGATTCAAGTTGATGGTGGTGTGACAGACAAAAACGCCAAGGAACTAATTGAGGCAGGAGCCGACAATTTGGTTGCCGGCTCTTATGTTTTTAAAACGACTAAAGACAATTACAAAAATAAAATCGAATCACTACGAAGCTTTTAA
- the hutH gene encoding histidine ammonia-lyase — MNISLNGQSLTIDQVHQVAHAKGGAVKLSIDAKAMDKMKASRAFVFDIVKKGAPVYGINTGFGALSSMHIAEKDLATLQVNLIRSHCTGVGKPFSREVTRAIMLLRANCLTSGFSGVEPSTVELLLDFLNNDITPVVPEKGSVGASGDLAPLSHIALALIGEGEVEFQGKIVNSDVAIKSLGKNPAVLGPKDGLALINGTACMAALGALAVFEARQIMKLADICATLTMDGVKGTDKAYNPKITMLKPHPGQIACMENLNKLVLGSKLKDSHPDCHKVQDPYSLRCVPQVHGACRQTLIHAEQVIGLELNAVTDNPLIFVESAEVISGGNFHGEALALVMDYLAMGVAEICNISERRIEKMMNPTFSELPAFLTRNSGLNSGLMIAHVTAAALVSENKYLCHPASVDSVPTSTDKEDHVSMGVTAGRKLHEVIENAKSVLAIELLCNTQALDLQRPERTSDALEAVYSLIRKTVPTIEDDRIFYKDMNNIIKVINSGEVVAAAESKLGALN; from the coding sequence ATGAATATCAGTCTAAACGGCCAGTCTTTAACTATTGATCAAGTCCATCAAGTCGCTCACGCCAAAGGTGGCGCTGTAAAACTATCTATCGATGCAAAAGCTATGGATAAAATGAAAGCATCACGCGCTTTTGTTTTCGACATCGTAAAAAAGGGAGCTCCGGTTTACGGAATCAATACGGGTTTTGGTGCTCTTTCAAGCATGCACATCGCTGAAAAAGACCTAGCGACATTACAAGTAAATTTAATCCGCTCTCACTGCACAGGTGTGGGCAAGCCTTTTTCTCGTGAAGTCACAAGAGCGATCATGCTTCTTCGTGCAAACTGCCTGACTTCAGGTTTCTCTGGTGTAGAGCCAAGTACAGTTGAATTACTTTTAGATTTTTTAAATAACGACATCACTCCAGTTGTTCCTGAAAAAGGATCTGTTGGGGCCAGTGGTGACCTTGCTCCTCTTTCTCATATCGCTCTTGCTTTAATTGGCGAAGGTGAAGTCGAGTTCCAGGGTAAAATCGTAAACTCAGATGTAGCCATTAAATCTCTTGGAAAAAATCCAGCTGTTCTTGGACCAAAAGATGGTCTTGCTTTAATTAACGGAACAGCTTGTATGGCCGCTCTTGGAGCATTAGCTGTTTTTGAAGCTCGCCAAATTATGAAGCTAGCCGATATCTGTGCGACGTTAACAATGGACGGAGTCAAAGGAACAGATAAAGCTTATAACCCAAAAATCACAATGCTTAAGCCACATCCAGGTCAAATTGCCTGTATGGAAAACTTAAACAAACTTGTTCTTGGATCAAAACTAAAAGACTCTCACCCAGACTGTCACAAAGTTCAAGATCCCTATTCACTTCGTTGTGTGCCTCAAGTTCATGGAGCTTGTAGACAAACTCTTATCCACGCAGAACAAGTTATTGGTCTTGAGTTAAACGCAGTCACAGATAACCCGCTTATCTTCGTTGAGAGCGCAGAAGTTATTTCTGGTGGTAACTTCCACGGTGAAGCTCTTGCTTTAGTGATGGATTACCTGGCAATGGGTGTGGCTGAAATCTGCAACATCTCTGAGCGCAGAATTGAAAAAATGATGAACCCTACATTTTCTGAACTTCCAGCGTTCTTAACAAGAAACTCTGGATTAAACTCAGGGCTTATGATTGCTCACGTAACAGCGGCAGCGCTTGTGAGTGAAAATAAATACCTTTGTCATCCTGCTAGTGTGGATTCAGTTCCAACTTCAACAGATAAAGAAGATCACGTTTCTATGGGGGTAACGGCGGGAAGAAAACTACACGAAGTTATTGAGAACGCTAAGTCTGTTCTGGCAATCGAGCTTCTGTGTAACACTCAGGCACTTGATCTTCAAAGACCAGAAAGAACTTCAGATGCACTTGAAGCTGTTTACTCACTAATCAGAAAGACAGTTCCGACAATCGAAGACGACAGAATATTTTACAAAGATATGAACAATATTATTAAAGTTATCAACAGTGGCGAAGTCGTTGCTGCTGCTGAATCAAAACTTGGAGCGCTAAACTAA